In one Agathobacter rectalis ATCC 33656 genomic region, the following are encoded:
- a CDS encoding peptidoglycan D,D-transpeptidase FtsI family protein, with protein MIYDIKDFLKKFFSSRLFVLAAVIIFMFALLAERVFTLQIIKGADYQKNFIMLIKKPLSIEASRGNIYDVNGELLAYNQLAYSVVISDNGSYSSTKEHNRLLNKELNEIINVIKNNGGSIYNDFPVVLNDDGTYSFTFTSETSKKRFLSDVFGKKYDKLEYNKALGFDEANASAQNIIDFLSSDQNECFDISSKYDTQATYDIVVMRYAIKQNRFTKYKTTTIAKDVNDSIVAYVNEHSDTLTGISVEEDTIRKYNYPEYISSLIGYTGKISTDEYNELSKDDDSYTQNDMVGKSGLEQYYESYLRGKNGEKQVYVNNVGKINEVISQENPVSGNDVYLSIDIKLQEATYKLLEQEIAGIVYSKIKSGEIPINDVYFALINNNVVDLTHFNASDASATEQAIYNSFSGQLQDALSTIDRELESGTSGTASMSEQTLDYFTCVMSVLNDDGLLLNKQIDTSDSTYTSWKAGTLSPRDYLKYCISKQWIDITKLDVDQKYADSSEIYTALCSYIRDAMTDNKDFAKIIYKYMVNSGAVTGQQLCLLLFDQGVLDYDDATVSNIANGSISPYAFLMDKINNIEITPAQLALDPCTGSCVITDVKTGQLKALVSYPGYDNNKLANTVDADYYQSLREDKSNPLWNYATQEQTAPGSTFKMVSSTAGLAEGVIDTSSKINCTGIFTEISNQPKCWIYPGAHGMDNVSEALRDSCNVFFYTTGFRLASKDTGSYDDENGMKYIQKYASIYGLDQKSGVEIVEKTPSIATQYPVMAAIGQSNNNFTTISLSRYVTAVASGKLYDYKLMNKIVDADGKTVKQYDSKSTDISGTLTQSQWDAIHQGMRMVVEDLHDVFGGFTGVEVSGKTGTAQQVETRPNHALFVGYAPSSNPEITIATRISYGYSSHNAAAASRNIISYYYNLESLDDLLAVKAEGVNSSGSSARTD; from the coding sequence TTGATTTATGATATAAAAGATTTTCTGAAGAAATTTTTCAGCTCAAGGCTTTTTGTATTGGCAGCAGTAATTATTTTCATGTTTGCCCTGCTTGCCGAAAGAGTCTTTACCCTTCAGATTATTAAAGGTGCAGATTATCAGAAAAACTTCATAATGCTGATTAAAAAGCCGCTTTCCATAGAGGCATCAAGAGGCAATATATACGATGTAAATGGTGAGCTGCTTGCTTACAATCAGCTTGCATACTCTGTAGTCATCTCAGACAATGGCAGCTATTCATCTACGAAGGAGCACAATCGTCTTTTAAACAAAGAGCTTAATGAAATTATCAATGTGATAAAAAACAATGGCGGCTCCATATACAATGATTTTCCGGTTGTTTTAAACGATGATGGTACATACAGCTTTACATTCACATCTGAAACCTCAAAAAAGAGATTTCTGTCAGATGTGTTCGGAAAGAAATATGATAAGCTCGAATACAATAAAGCACTTGGATTTGACGAGGCAAATGCCAGCGCCCAGAATATTATTGATTTTCTAAGCTCTGACCAGAATGAATGCTTTGATATAAGCAGCAAGTATGATACACAGGCCACTTATGATATTGTAGTGATGAGATATGCCATAAAACAGAACCGATTCACTAAATACAAAACCACTACTATAGCAAAGGATGTAAATGATTCGATAGTAGCATATGTCAATGAGCATTCAGATACTCTTACCGGCATATCAGTTGAAGAGGATACCATCCGCAAGTACAACTATCCTGAATATATTTCATCGCTCATAGGATACACAGGCAAGATATCTACCGACGAGTATAATGAGCTGTCAAAGGATGATGACTCATATACACAAAATGATATGGTAGGTAAGTCAGGCTTGGAGCAGTACTATGAGAGCTATCTGCGAGGCAAAAACGGTGAAAAACAGGTCTATGTAAACAATGTCGGTAAGATAAACGAGGTAATAAGTCAGGAGAATCCTGTTTCCGGAAATGATGTCTACTTAAGTATTGACATCAAGCTGCAGGAGGCCACATACAAGCTGTTAGAGCAGGAGATAGCCGGAATTGTTTACTCCAAAATAAAATCCGGTGAAATACCTATAAATGATGTTTACTTTGCACTGATCAACAACAATGTAGTTGACCTGACACACTTCAATGCATCAGATGCATCAGCAACTGAGCAGGCTATATACAATTCCTTCAGTGGTCAGCTGCAGGATGCATTATCCACTATTGACAGAGAGCTTGAAAGTGGTACCTCAGGCACTGCCTCCATGTCGGAGCAGACACTTGATTATTTTACATGTGTTATGTCAGTGCTAAACGATGATGGACTGCTGTTGAACAAACAGATAGATACCTCTGATTCCACATACACCTCATGGAAGGCTGGCACACTCTCACCGCGTGATTATCTCAAATACTGCATTTCAAAGCAGTGGATAGACATCACAAAGCTTGATGTGGACCAGAAGTATGCTGATTCAAGCGAGATTTACACAGCACTCTGCTCGTATATCAGGGATGCCATGACTGACAATAAAGACTTTGCCAAAATTATATACAAATATATGGTAAATTCCGGGGCGGTCACTGGACAGCAGCTGTGCCTTCTGCTTTTTGACCAGGGTGTACTCGATTATGACGATGCAACAGTAAGCAACATTGCCAATGGCTCCATCAGTCCATATGCATTTCTTATGGACAAAATAAACAATATAGAGATAACACCTGCACAGCTTGCCCTTGACCCATGTACAGGCTCCTGTGTCATAACTGATGTAAAGACAGGACAGCTAAAGGCTTTAGTCAGCTATCCGGGCTATGACAACAACAAGCTTGCAAACACTGTAGATGCTGATTACTACCAGTCTCTCAGAGAGGACAAGTCTAATCCGCTATGGAATTATGCAACCCAGGAGCAGACTGCACCGGGATCTACCTTCAAGATGGTATCAAGCACCGCAGGTCTTGCCGAGGGAGTCATTGATACTTCGTCAAAGATCAATTGTACCGGAATATTTACAGAAATCAGCAATCAGCCAAAATGCTGGATTTATCCCGGAGCGCATGGTATGGACAATGTATCTGAAGCTTTAAGGGATTCATGTAACGTATTCTTCTACACAACAGGTTTCAGGCTTGCGAGCAAGGACACCGGTTCATATGACGATGAAAACGGTATGAAATACATACAAAAATATGCATCTATATACGGACTGGACCAGAAATCAGGTGTTGAGATAGTAGAAAAGACGCCGTCCATTGCCACACAGTATCCTGTTATGGCAGCTATCGGACAGAGTAATAACAACTTTACAACTATTTCTCTTTCAAGATATGTGACAGCAGTTGCTTCCGGAAAGCTTTATGACTATAAGCTGATGAACAAAATTGTGGATGCAGACGGCAAAACAGTCAAGCAGTATGATTCAAAATCAACCGATATATCAGGCACACTTACTCAAAGCCAGTGGGATGCCATCCATCAGGGAATGCGTATGGTGGTCGAAGACCTGCATGATGTATTTGGCGGCTTTACAGGTGTTGAGGTGTCCGGTAAGACAGGAACAGCACAGCAGGTTGAGACAAGACCAAACCATGCACTGTTTGTAGGATATGCTCCATCAAGCAATCCTGAAATTACAATAGCTACACGTATATCATATGGATACAGCTCACACAATGCTGCAGCTGCATCCAGAAATATAATTTCATATTATTATAATCTGGAGTCACTTGACGATTTACTCGCAGTCAAGGCTGAGGGTGTAAACTCATCAGGCTCAAGTGCCAGAACAGACTAG
- the mreC gene encoding rod shape-determining protein MreC, protein MSKNFRNRKRKHNKKLPARYTLLIMTAVCFVTMLLSLTLNISGGPLKTAAGYVFIPMQKGINSFGIHISDKVTEIRTLKNVKAENKKLKAEVEELTTQLTTNKLEQYELDNYRQLLDLDTKYPSYPKVAASVIAKDSGNWFSTFTIDKGKKDGVDVGMNVLAGSGLVGIVTDAGDNFAKVRCIIDDASKVSGMVSTTEDNLTVSGNIKTMNEDKVITFTELKDDDNKVKEGDPVVTSYVSDRYQQGILIGYVTKIENNSNNLTKSGTITPVVDFEHIENVMVITQLKQTGDTKTADDTESTETAGDSQTENSTENK, encoded by the coding sequence ATGAGTAAGAATTTTCGCAATCGAAAGAGAAAGCACAATAAAAAGCTGCCTGCAAGATACACACTGTTGATTATGACAGCAGTCTGCTTTGTGACCATGCTGTTAAGCCTTACCTTAAATATCTCCGGTGGTCCTTTAAAGACTGCTGCCGGATATGTATTCATCCCAATGCAGAAAGGTATAAACAGCTTTGGAATCCACATTTCAGATAAGGTTACAGAAATACGTACATTAAAAAATGTCAAGGCTGAGAATAAAAAGCTCAAGGCCGAGGTAGAAGAGCTTACAACACAGCTCACAACAAACAAACTTGAACAGTATGAGCTTGACAATTACAGACAGCTTCTTGATTTGGATACCAAATATCCATCATATCCCAAGGTTGCTGCCAGTGTCATAGCAAAGGACAGCGGAAACTGGTTTTCTACCTTTACTATCGACAAAGGAAAAAAGGATGGAGTGGACGTAGGCATGAATGTGCTTGCGGGAAGCGGACTTGTAGGTATTGTTACCGATGCTGGTGATAATTTTGCCAAGGTACGTTGTATCATAGATGATGCCAGCAAGGTCAGTGGCATGGTTTCCACCACGGAGGACAACCTCACCGTCAGTGGCAATATAAAAACCATGAACGAGGACAAGGTAATTACCTTTACAGAGTTAAAGGATGACGACAACAAGGTAAAAGAGGGCGATCCTGTAGTTACCTCATACGTGTCAGACCGTTACCAGCAGGGCATACTGATTGGCTATGTAACAAAAATCGAAAATAATTCCAACAATCTGACAAAATCCGGCACTATCACACCGGTTGTAGATTTTGAGCATATCGAAAATGTCATGGTCATAACACAGCTTAAGCAGACCGGTGACACTAAGACAGCTGACGACACCGAAAGTACAGAAACAGCCGGTGACAGCCAGACTGAAAATTCAACTGAAAATAAGTAA
- the radC gene encoding RadC family protein: MHNNKTIKNLPASERPYEKFLSLGASGLSDADLLAIIIKTGTRDKTVIDIAQDILSGKHSNLLNLYEMSYEELLSIPGIGQIKAIQLKAIAELSLRIAKTKKVQSIRMNNPQTIADYYMEQMRHLTNEVVICAYFDVKSRFLGDKFISKGSLSSSVVDIGSIIRTALDKNASKLVLLHNHPSGDCTPSRNDIAVTDRLIEGSGIFSIELCDHIIIGDNEYYSFYENKLI; this comes from the coding sequence ATGCATAATAACAAAACAATTAAAAATCTGCCGGCTTCAGAGCGACCATATGAGAAATTTTTATCGCTTGGAGCATCAGGCCTGTCAGACGCTGATTTACTTGCCATCATTATAAAGACCGGCACAAGAGACAAGACTGTGATTGATATTGCACAGGACATACTTTCCGGCAAGCATAGCAATCTGCTCAATCTCTATGAGATGTCCTATGAGGAGCTTCTTAGTATCCCCGGGATAGGGCAGATAAAAGCTATACAGCTTAAGGCGATAGCAGAGCTGTCGCTTCGCATAGCAAAGACCAAAAAGGTTCAAAGCATCAGAATGAATAATCCTCAGACAATAGCTGACTACTACATGGAGCAGATGAGGCATCTCACAAATGAAGTCGTCATTTGTGCCTATTTTGATGTTAAAAGCAGATTCTTAGGAGACAAGTTCATATCCAAGGGTTCACTAAGCTCATCTGTAGTGGACATAGGCTCCATCATCAGGACCGCCCTGGACAAAAATGCATCAAAGCTTGTTTTATTGCACAATCATCCAAGCGGAGATTGTACTCCCAGCAGAAATGATATTGCTGTCACAGACAGATTAATTGAGGGCTCAGGAATTTTTTCCATAGAGCTTTGTGACCATATCATAATCGGAGATAACGAATATTATAGCTTCTATGAAAATAAACTTATATAA
- a CDS encoding rod shape-determining protein, protein MSNNVYGIDLGTNNFKVYSKATGKTMLEKNTIAVIDKNQIYAYGDSAYAMYEKAPETINVIFPVVEGVIADYNLLQTMIFDFLEHKTKARIKNAEFIIAVPTDITDVEKRAFYELFYKSKSKPKKVMLCEKPIADAVGLGIDVNEPTGVMIVDMGADTTETSVISLGGLVLSDLLHFGGNRLDESIISFVRKEFNLVIGQKTAKLLKETIGSALPGREDSMVIVGRDVVSGLPIEMEIGSKVVYEAMKSNLESICTSIKMILEKTPPELAKDIIHSGIYITGGGSQLTGLDQLFEQITGIKVICSECPEESAVRGLVQIVSDSKYKRLPFSIKK, encoded by the coding sequence ATGAGCAACAACGTTTACGGAATTGATCTGGGAACAAACAATTTCAAGGTATACTCAAAGGCTACAGGCAAGACAATGCTTGAGAAAAACACAATAGCCGTAATAGACAAAAATCAGATATATGCATATGGAGACAGCGCATATGCCATGTATGAAAAGGCGCCTGAGACAATCAACGTCATATTTCCTGTCGTAGAGGGAGTTATTGCTGACTATAATCTGCTTCAGACTATGATTTTTGACTTTTTGGAGCACAAGACAAAGGCACGTATCAAAAATGCCGAGTTCATCATCGCTGTGCCGACAGATATCACAGATGTAGAGAAAAGAGCATTCTACGAGCTCTTCTATAAGAGCAAATCAAAGCCTAAAAAGGTCATGCTCTGTGAGAAGCCTATCGCTGATGCTGTAGGTCTTGGAATAGATGTAAACGAGCCAACCGGTGTCATGATAGTAGATATGGGCGCTGACACAACAGAGACATCCGTTATTTCACTCGGTGGCCTAGTGCTTAGTGACCTGCTTCATTTCGGTGGCAACAGACTTGACGAGTCAATTATCTCCTTTGTGCGAAAGGAGTTCAATCTTGTAATCGGACAAAAGACTGCAAAGCTGTTGAAGGAGACCATAGGCTCTGCACTTCCGGGAAGAGAGGACAGTATGGTAATAGTGGGACGTGATGTGGTAAGCGGCCTGCCTATTGAGATGGAAATTGGTTCAAAGGTCGTTTACGAGGCTATGAAGTCAAACCTTGAGTCTATATGCACATCAATAAAAATGATTCTTGAGAAGACTCCGCCTGAGCTTGCAAAGGATATCATCCATTCAGGCATTTATATCACAGGAGGTGGCTCACAGCTTACAGGACTTGACCAGCTCTTTGAACAGATTACAGGTATAAAGGTCATCTGCTCAGAATGTCCTGAGGAGAGTGCAGTACGCGGACTCGTACAAATAGTTTCTGATTCAAAATATAAGAGACTTCCGTTCAGCATCAAAAAATAA
- a CDS encoding aminotransferase class I/II-fold pyridoxal phosphate-dependent enzyme — translation MLDTNEAIYRQYETLGISKEVLDFGTSVEKELKERFDKIDTNAEYNQLKVIAAMQKNKVSAECFQASSGYGYNDLGRDTLERVYADCFGAEDALVRPQITCGTHALALALMSNLRPGDELLSPVGKPYDTLEEVIGIRPSKGSLAEYGITYAQVDLLPDGEFDYDGIKKAINEKTKLVTIQRSKGYATRPTLSVKRIGELIAFVKSIKPDVICMVDNCYGEFVEDTEPIQVGADMMVGSLIKNPGGGLAPIGGYIVGKKECVENAAYRLTSPGLGKEVGASLGVIQSFYQGFFLAPTVVSGALKGAIFAAKIYEKLGFKVVPDGTESRHDIIQAVEFNNRDAMIAFCEGIQAAAPVDSYVTPEPWAMPGYDSDVIMAAGAFVQGSSIELSADGPVKPPYAVYFQGGLTWYHAKLGILMSLQKLYERNLVKLD, via the coding sequence TTGTTAGATACCAATGAAGCCATTTACAGGCAGTATGAGACACTTGGAATATCAAAGGAGGTTTTGGATTTCGGAACCTCTGTAGAAAAGGAGCTTAAGGAGCGTTTTGACAAAATAGACACAAATGCTGAGTATAATCAGCTTAAGGTCATAGCCGCCATGCAGAAAAACAAGGTGAGCGCAGAGTGCTTCCAGGCATCAAGCGGCTACGGCTACAATGACCTCGGAAGGGATACACTTGAGAGAGTGTACGCAGACTGTTTTGGCGCAGAAGATGCACTTGTGAGGCCTCAGATTACCTGCGGTACACATGCACTTGCACTTGCACTCATGTCAAACCTGCGCCCGGGCGATGAGCTTTTAAGCCCTGTCGGAAAGCCTTACGATACACTTGAGGAGGTAATAGGCATACGCCCTTCAAAGGGCTCGCTTGCTGAGTATGGCATCACATATGCGCAGGTTGATTTACTGCCTGACGGTGAGTTTGACTATGACGGAATAAAGAAAGCCATCAATGAAAAAACGAAGCTTGTCACAATCCAGCGCTCTAAGGGCTATGCTACAAGACCTACACTTTCGGTCAAACGAATAGGTGAGCTCATTGCCTTTGTAAAGAGCATAAAGCCTGATGTGATTTGTATGGTCGATAACTGCTACGGTGAGTTTGTCGAGGATACAGAGCCTATCCAGGTTGGAGCGGACATGATGGTTGGCTCGCTGATCAAAAATCCGGGAGGTGGACTTGCACCAATCGGAGGCTATATTGTCGGCAAAAAGGAATGTGTTGAAAATGCCGCATACCGTCTCACATCTCCGGGGCTTGGCAAGGAGGTTGGAGCCTCACTCGGAGTCATCCAGTCATTTTATCAGGGTTTTTTCCTTGCACCGACTGTCGTAAGCGGAGCATTAAAGGGAGCAATCTTTGCCGCAAAAATCTATGAAAAGCTTGGTTTTAAGGTGGTTCCTGACGGTACTGAAAGCCGCCACGATATCATACAGGCTGTAGAGTTCAATAACCGCGATGCTATGATAGCCTTCTGCGAGGGCATTCAGGCAGCAGCACCTGTAGACAGCTATGTGACCCCTGAGCCATGGGCTATGCCGGGCTATGACAGTGATGTCATCATGGCAGCAGGCGCATTTGTGCAGGGCTCATCCATTGAGCTTTCTGCCGATGGCCCTGTGAAGCCGCCATATGCGGTTTATTTCCAGGGAGGACTCACATGGTACCATGCAAAGCTTGGAATTTTGATGTCTTTACAAAAACTTTATGAGAGAAATCTTGTTAAGCTTGATTAG
- the mreD gene encoding rod shape-determining protein MreD, which translates to MRRRIVLFIIITLCFLLQTTLFKTLSFANISPNLLIIAVSSFGFMRGKKEGLWVGFFCGLLIDIFCGNYIGLYALIYMYIGFINGLFQKRFYPDDIKLPMLLIGGSDLFYNLVVYFFMFLLRGRFSFLYYLKSIIIPEFVYTMVISILLYLVFLKLNQKLEAYEKRRAKKFDL; encoded by the coding sequence ATGAGACGTAGAATTGTTTTATTTATAATAATAACTTTATGCTTTTTATTGCAGACCACGCTGTTTAAGACTCTTTCCTTTGCCAATATCTCACCAAACCTGTTGATTATAGCCGTATCATCCTTTGGCTTTATGCGTGGCAAAAAGGAAGGACTGTGGGTAGGCTTCTTTTGCGGCCTGCTTATTGACATATTTTGCGGAAATTATATAGGACTGTATGCTTTAATATATATGTATATCGGTTTTATCAATGGATTATTCCAGAAAAGATTCTATCCTGACGATATAAAGCTTCCTATGCTTCTGATAGGAGGCAGCGATTTGTTTTACAATCTGGTAGTATACTTTTTCATGTTTTTACTGCGTGGCAGATTTAGCTTTTTGTACTATCTGAAGTCAATTATCATACCTGAATTTGTATACACAATGGTTATCAGTATACTTTTGTATCTGGTATTTCTTAAGTTAAACCAGAAGCTGGAAGCATACGAGAAAAGGAGAGCAAAGAAATTTGATTTATGA